The Mycolicibacterium hassiacum DSM 44199 genome includes a window with the following:
- a CDS encoding esterase family protein: protein MTVPRPYRWCGRWARRLGVAAVAALLLPGLVGLAGGLPRAHAEVEFLNVPSAAMGRDILVQFQGGGNKAVYLLDGMRARDDRNGWDIETGAFGWFEGSGLSVVMPVGGMSSFYTDWYRPAVGNGRTQTYKWETFLTSELPAWLAANKGVDPDGNAVVGLSMSGSSALILAAYHPNQFRYAASLSGYLNLSKGLWPVLIGIAMADAGGFNALDMWGPYGGPAWQRNDPTLQIGKLVANGTRIWVYSGNGNPTELDAGLGDARIPAQFLEGLTIRTARQFQADYEAAGGRNGVFNFPPAGTHSWAYWGGQLQAMKPDIQRVLGAAPAG from the coding sequence ATGACTGTTCCCCGGCCGTACCGGTGGTGCGGCAGGTGGGCGCGCCGGCTGGGGGTCGCGGCGGTGGCCGCGCTCCTGCTGCCGGGCCTCGTCGGGCTGGCGGGGGGCCTGCCCAGGGCCCACGCCGAGGTGGAGTTCCTCAACGTGCCGTCGGCGGCGATGGGCCGCGACATCCTGGTCCAGTTCCAGGGCGGCGGCAACAAGGCCGTGTATCTGCTCGACGGCATGCGGGCGCGCGACGACCGCAACGGCTGGGACATCGAAACGGGGGCGTTCGGGTGGTTCGAGGGTTCCGGCCTGTCGGTCGTGATGCCGGTCGGCGGCATGTCGAGCTTCTACACCGACTGGTACCGCCCGGCGGTCGGCAACGGCCGCACCCAGACCTACAAGTGGGAGACCTTCCTGACCTCCGAACTGCCGGCCTGGCTGGCCGCCAACAAGGGGGTCGATCCGGACGGCAACGCGGTGGTCGGGTTGTCGATGTCGGGCAGCTCGGCGCTGATCCTGGCCGCCTATCACCCCAACCAGTTCCGCTACGCGGCGTCGCTGTCGGGGTACCTGAACCTGTCCAAGGGGTTGTGGCCGGTGCTGATCGGCATCGCGATGGCCGACGCCGGCGGCTTCAACGCGCTGGACATGTGGGGCCCCTACGGCGGTCCCGCCTGGCAGCGCAACGACCCGACGCTGCAGATCGGCAAGCTGGTGGCCAACGGCACCCGCATCTGGGTCTACAGCGGCAACGGCAACCCGACCGAGCTCGACGCCGGCCTCGGTGACGCCCGGATCCCGGCCCAGTTCCTCGAGGGCCTGACGATCCGCACCGCCCGCCAGTTCCAGGCCGACTACGAGGCGGCCGGCGGCCGCAACGGGGTGTTCAACTTCCCGCCGGCCGGCACCCACAGCTGGGCCTACTGGGGCGGCCAGCTGCAGGCCATGAAGCCCGACATCCAGCGGGTGCTGGGCGCCGCCCCGGCCGGGTAG
- a CDS encoding SRPBCC family protein, with protein sequence MQGSVTVSMRAPAERIWNLIADVRNTGRFSPEVIEAEWLDGATGPALGARFRGHVKRNEIGPVYWTTCRVTACEPGREFGFAVLLGDKPVNNWHYRLTPTDTGTDVTESFRLADTPAMKLFSVLGGQLRRRRNIRDMRTTLERIKAVVEAPEAE encoded by the coding sequence GTGCAGGGCTCGGTCACGGTATCGATGCGGGCTCCGGCCGAGAGGATCTGGAACCTCATCGCCGACGTCCGCAACACCGGCAGGTTCTCCCCGGAGGTGATCGAGGCCGAATGGCTCGACGGCGCCACCGGGCCGGCGCTCGGGGCGCGCTTCCGGGGCCACGTCAAACGCAACGAGATCGGGCCGGTGTACTGGACGACGTGTCGGGTCACCGCCTGCGAGCCCGGCCGCGAGTTCGGGTTCGCGGTGCTGCTCGGCGACAAACCCGTCAACAACTGGCACTACCGGCTCACCCCCACCGACACCGGCACCGACGTCACCGAGTCGTTCCGGTTGGCGGACACACCGGCCATGAAGTTGTTCTCGGTGCTGGGCGGGCAGTTGCGCCGACGGCGCAACATCCGCGACATGCGCACCACGCTGGAGCGAATCAAAGCGGTCGTCGAGGCGCCAGAAGCCGAATAG
- a CDS encoding DUF1918 domain-containing protein, which produces MRASVGDFLVVKGTTVDRHERRGVITEVRSPDGSPPYVVRWLHNDQVATVFPGPDALVVPAGEQQAADARS; this is translated from the coding sequence ATGCGTGCCAGTGTGGGCGACTTTCTGGTAGTCAAGGGCACGACCGTCGACCGGCACGAACGGCGCGGCGTGATCACCGAGGTCCGCTCCCCGGACGGATCCCCGCCGTACGTCGTGCGCTGGCTGCACAACGACCAGGTGGCGACGGTGTTCCCCGGGCCGGATGCGCTCGTCGTTCCCGCTGGTGAACAGCAGGCCGCCGACGCCCGCAGCTGA
- a CDS encoding nuclear transport factor 2 family protein, which yields MSIEDTIREFWKTLSARNYERAKTFLADDCIYYDVPVGPAAAARGPEDAMKRLRIAWDALSHYENHDGLLLTNGTDVMYEHSETWVWPTGERATLPFVSVHRVRDGRITLWKDYWDMGTLANQAPPTWMDDLAKADTSWMFDATGLV from the coding sequence GTGTCGATCGAGGACACGATCCGGGAGTTCTGGAAAACCCTGTCGGCCCGCAACTACGAGCGGGCGAAGACGTTCCTGGCCGACGACTGCATCTACTACGACGTCCCGGTCGGGCCGGCCGCCGCCGCCCGCGGACCGGAGGACGCCATGAAGCGTCTGCGGATCGCCTGGGATGCGCTGTCGCACTACGAGAACCACGACGGGCTGCTGCTCACCAACGGCACCGACGTGATGTACGAGCACTCCGAGACCTGGGTCTGGCCCACCGGGGAACGGGCCACGCTGCCGTTCGTCTCGGTGCACCGGGTGCGTGACGGCAGGATCACGCTGTGGAAGGACTACTGGGACATGGGCACGCTGGCCAACCAGGCCCCGCCGACCTGGATGGACGACCTCGCCAAGGCCGATACCAGCTGGATGTTCGACGCGACCGGGCTGGTCTGA
- a CDS encoding threonine ammonia-lyase, with the protein MTVEDIRSAAQRIRPYVVRTPLVPALWAEPSRPLWIKPETLQPIGAFKVRGAFHAVGNLDESVRRRGVVAYSSGNHAQAVAYAARIHGIPAHIVMPEQTAPNKVEATRRHGARVVLCAAGQREQVAAELLARTGGALVPPFDHPDVIAGHGTIGLEIAEDLPTVDNVLVPVSGGGLAAGVGTAIKALCPTARVFGVEPELAADTAESLAAGHLVDWPVDRRDRTVADGLRAQPSALTFAHLQQVLDGVITVSEDEILSAVRELALHAHIVSEPSGAVGLAAYRRGALPPGRTVVVVSGGNIEPRLLAEVLAG; encoded by the coding sequence GTGACGGTCGAGGACATCCGGTCGGCGGCGCAGCGGATCCGCCCGTACGTGGTGCGCACCCCGCTGGTGCCCGCGTTGTGGGCGGAACCGTCGCGGCCGTTGTGGATCAAACCCGAGACGCTGCAGCCCATCGGCGCGTTCAAGGTGCGCGGCGCGTTCCATGCGGTCGGCAACCTCGACGAGTCGGTGCGCCGTCGTGGGGTGGTGGCGTACTCGAGCGGCAACCACGCCCAGGCGGTCGCCTACGCCGCGAGGATCCACGGCATCCCGGCCCACATCGTCATGCCCGAACAGACCGCGCCCAACAAGGTCGAGGCCACCCGCCGGCACGGCGCCCGGGTGGTGCTGTGCGCGGCCGGGCAGCGCGAGCAGGTGGCCGCCGAACTGCTCGCGCGGACCGGCGGTGCGCTGGTACCGCCGTTCGACCACCCCGACGTGATCGCCGGCCATGGCACCATCGGGCTGGAGATCGCCGAGGATCTGCCGACCGTCGACAACGTGCTGGTGCCGGTCAGCGGCGGTGGGCTGGCCGCCGGTGTCGGCACCGCGATCAAGGCGCTGTGTCCCACCGCCAGGGTGTTCGGGGTGGAACCCGAGCTGGCCGCCGACACCGCCGAATCGCTGGCCGCGGGGCATCTCGTGGACTGGCCGGTCGACCGCCGCGACCGCACCGTCGCCGACGGGTTGCGCGCCCAGCCGTCGGCGCTGACGTTCGCTCACCTGCAGCAGGTGCTGGACGGTGTGATCACCGTGTCGGAGGACGAAATCCTCTCGGCAGTAAGGGAGTTGGCGTTGCATGCGCACATCGTCAGTGAACCGAGCGGTGCGGTCGGCCTGGCCGCCTACCGCCGCGGAGCGCTTCCGCCGGGTCGTACCGTCGTGGTGGTGTCGGGCGGCAACATCGAACCGCGGTTGCTGGCCGAGGTCCTGGCGGGCTGA
- a CDS encoding peptide MFS transporter, with protein MAVPVSAAAAPAVRTVLGHPIGLVNLFGVELWERFSFYGMLTILGYYLYFAVGDGGLGLPRPTAFGIVGAYGGLVYLSTVLGGWVADRLLGMERTVFYGGLVVMCGHIALAVLPGLAGVGAGLALVALGSGALKANASSLLGTLYAKGDPRCDGGFTLFYLGINLGGFIGPIATGLLRDWRGFHVGFGAAAVGMALGLAQYAAFRRNLGAHGREVPNPVSGAALRRIAGWSLIGLNLIGCAILLEWLRLSNLSQATTVAVAAASVLYFGVLLTSGKVTAEERLRVCAFVPLFGANAVFWSLFQQIFTVLAAYSDNRINWSLFGWTAPSNWIGSIEPVWIIVLSPLFAVLWTRLGTRAPSTPRKFGYAVIGMGLAFLLFVPMSATTGKAVPVWWVAVILAVFAVSELLLSPIGLSVTTKLAPQAFRSQMMALYFFSVGIGTALSGVLARYYDPARELGYFGITGAIAVLAGVLVLAVSRPISRLMKGVH; from the coding sequence ATGGCCGTTCCCGTCTCCGCCGCCGCGGCGCCGGCCGTCCGCACGGTGCTCGGCCACCCGATCGGATTGGTCAACCTGTTCGGCGTCGAGCTCTGGGAGCGGTTCTCGTTCTACGGGATGCTCACCATCCTCGGCTACTACCTCTACTTCGCGGTGGGCGACGGTGGCCTCGGGCTGCCCAGGCCCACCGCGTTCGGCATCGTCGGCGCCTACGGCGGCCTGGTGTACCTGTCCACGGTGCTGGGCGGCTGGGTGGCCGACCGACTGCTGGGTATGGAGCGCACCGTGTTCTACGGCGGATTGGTGGTGATGTGCGGCCACATCGCCTTGGCGGTGCTGCCCGGGCTCGCCGGCGTCGGCGCCGGCCTGGCCCTGGTCGCCCTGGGTTCCGGTGCGCTCAAGGCCAACGCCTCGTCGCTGCTCGGAACGCTCTACGCCAAGGGCGACCCGCGCTGCGACGGCGGCTTCACGCTGTTCTACCTGGGCATCAACCTCGGCGGGTTCATCGGCCCGATCGCCACCGGACTGCTGCGGGACTGGCGGGGTTTCCATGTCGGGTTCGGCGCCGCCGCGGTCGGCATGGCACTGGGACTGGCTCAGTACGCGGCGTTCCGCCGCAATCTCGGCGCGCACGGCCGTGAGGTGCCCAACCCGGTGTCCGGCGCCGCGTTGCGGCGCATCGCGGGCTGGTCGCTGATCGGGCTCAACCTCATCGGCTGCGCGATCCTGCTCGAATGGCTGCGGCTGTCGAACCTGTCGCAGGCCACGACGGTGGCGGTGGCGGCGGCGTCGGTGCTGTATTTCGGCGTGTTGCTGACCAGCGGCAAGGTGACCGCCGAGGAACGCCTGCGGGTGTGCGCCTTCGTGCCGCTGTTCGGGGCCAACGCGGTGTTCTGGTCGCTGTTCCAGCAGATCTTCACCGTGCTCGCGGCGTACTCGGACAACCGGATCAACTGGTCACTGTTCGGCTGGACGGCGCCGTCGAACTGGATCGGCTCGATCGAACCGGTGTGGATCATCGTGTTGTCGCCGCTGTTCGCGGTGCTGTGGACACGGCTTGGCACCCGGGCGCCGAGCACACCGCGAAAATTCGGCTATGCGGTGATCGGCATGGGCCTGGCGTTCCTGTTGTTCGTGCCGATGTCGGCGACCACCGGGAAGGCGGTGCCGGTCTGGTGGGTGGCCGTGATCCTGGCGGTGTTCGCCGTCTCGGAGCTGCTGTTGTCGCCGATCGGCCTGTCGGTGACGACAAAGCTTGCGCCGCAGGCGTTCCGGTCCCAGATGATGGCGCTGTACTTCTTCTCGGTGGGCATCGGCACCGCGCTGTCCGGGGTGCTGGCGCGCTACTACGACCCGGCCCGCGAGCTCGGCTACTTCGGGATCACCGGTGCGATCGCCGTCCTGGCCGGCGTCCTGGTGCTCGCGGTGAGCCGGCCGATCAGCCGATTGATGAAAGGCGTGCACTGA
- a CDS encoding cyclopropane mycolic acid synthase family methyltransferase, with protein MPEKTSDSRHLTPHFEAVQSHYDLSDDFYRLFLDPTQTYSCAYFERDDMTLEEAQLAKIDLSLGKLGLEPGMTLLDIGCGWGATMKRAVEKYDVNVIGLTLSRNQQAHVQRMLDAMDSPRSRRVLLQGWEQFHEPVDRIVSIGAFEHFGRDRYDQFFQTAFEILPEDGVMLLHTIIKPTDEEFAASGLPLTMKLLHFIKFIMEEIFPGGDLPKFDDVTAHAEKAGFYLQRAHRLREHYARTLDCWAEALRAHREEAIRIQSREVYDRYMKYLTGCADLFRKGYTDICQYTLTKVPV; from the coding sequence GTGCCAGAGAAAACCAGCGACAGCCGGCACCTCACGCCGCACTTCGAGGCGGTGCAGTCGCACTATGACCTGTCCGACGACTTCTATCGCCTGTTCCTGGATCCCACGCAGACCTACAGCTGCGCGTACTTCGAGCGCGACGACATGACCCTGGAGGAGGCCCAGCTCGCCAAGATCGACCTGTCCCTGGGCAAGCTGGGCCTCGAGCCGGGCATGACGCTGCTCGACATCGGCTGCGGTTGGGGCGCGACGATGAAGCGGGCGGTGGAGAAGTACGACGTCAACGTCATCGGGCTCACGCTCAGCCGCAATCAGCAGGCCCACGTGCAGCGGATGCTCGACGCGATGGACAGCCCCCGCAGCAGGCGGGTGCTGCTTCAGGGCTGGGAGCAGTTCCACGAACCGGTGGACCGGATCGTGTCGATCGGCGCGTTCGAGCACTTCGGCCGCGACCGCTACGACCAGTTCTTCCAGACGGCCTTTGAGATCCTGCCCGAAGACGGCGTGATGCTGCTGCACACGATCATCAAGCCGACCGACGAGGAGTTCGCCGCCAGCGGCCTGCCGCTGACGATGAAGCTGCTGCACTTCATCAAGTTCATCATGGAGGAGATCTTCCCCGGCGGCGATCTGCCCAAGTTCGACGACGTGACCGCGCACGCCGAGAAGGCCGGGTTCTATCTGCAGCGTGCCCACCGGCTGCGCGAGCACTACGCGCGCACCCTGGACTGCTGGGCCGAGGCGCTGCGGGCCCACCGCGAGGAGGCGATCCGGATCCAGTCGCGGGAGGTCTACGACCGGTACATGAAGTACCTCACCGGCTGCGCGGATCTGTTCCGCAAGGGCTACACCGACATCTGCCAGTACACGCTGACCAAGGTCCCCGTCTAG
- a CDS encoding N-acyl-D-amino-acid deacylase family protein: MLDLKIVGGTVVDGTGAERYPADIGVLDGRIVEVRRRGPGDPGLTVEAAETIDATGRIVTPGFVDIHTHYDGQVSWDELLEPSSLHGVTTVVSGNCGVGFAPVIPGREQWLIELMEGVEDIPGTALAEGIIWQWESFPEYLDAIEKRPLAIDYGTQIAHGAVRGYAMGDRGARNEDATDEDIAVMARLVREAIEAGALGFSTSRTEGHRAVDGEPVPGTYAAERELFGIGRAMAAAGRAVFEVAPQGAAGDGTPEDALAELEWMVRLADEIDRPVSYAMVQCAGAPWLYREQLERTGAARDRGVQICAQFAARPFGMLFGFPGYHAFTHRPTYRRLQAELDRDELAVRLADPAVRQAILSEEDLPPQPFPLYDGMYALIQHSLDRIYPIGDPPDYEPTPDRTVAAIAAQRGEDPLATLYDLMLEHDASALVMLPFFNYVDGNHDAIHEMITHPAAVSGLSDGGAHCGLICDASYPTYLLTHWARDRRRGPRLPLEYVVRRQTRDTATLYGLSDRGVIAVGKKADLNVIDFDALQLDLPRMVYDLPAGGRRLIQGATGYDATIVSGVVVRRHGADTGARPGRLVRGTR; encoded by the coding sequence ATGCTCGACCTGAAGATCGTCGGCGGCACCGTGGTCGACGGCACCGGCGCCGAGCGCTACCCCGCCGACATCGGGGTGCTCGACGGGCGGATCGTCGAGGTGCGCCGCCGCGGTCCCGGCGATCCGGGGCTGACCGTCGAGGCCGCCGAGACAATCGACGCGACCGGGCGCATCGTCACCCCCGGTTTCGTCGACATCCACACCCACTACGACGGCCAGGTCAGCTGGGACGAGCTGCTGGAACCGTCGAGTCTGCACGGCGTCACCACGGTGGTCAGCGGTAACTGCGGTGTGGGCTTCGCGCCGGTGATCCCCGGGCGCGAGCAGTGGCTCATCGAGCTCATGGAGGGCGTCGAGGACATTCCGGGCACGGCGCTGGCCGAGGGCATCATCTGGCAGTGGGAGAGCTTCCCGGAGTATCTCGACGCGATCGAGAAGCGGCCGCTGGCCATCGATTACGGAACACAGATCGCGCACGGTGCGGTGCGGGGCTACGCGATGGGCGACCGCGGCGCCCGCAACGAGGACGCCACCGACGAGGACATCGCGGTGATGGCGCGCCTGGTGCGCGAGGCGATCGAGGCCGGCGCACTGGGCTTCTCCACCTCGCGCACCGAGGGGCACCGCGCCGTCGACGGCGAACCGGTGCCCGGCACCTACGCCGCCGAGCGCGAGCTGTTCGGCATCGGCCGGGCGATGGCCGCCGCCGGACGCGCCGTGTTCGAGGTCGCCCCGCAGGGCGCCGCGGGCGACGGCACCCCCGAGGACGCCCTGGCCGAACTGGAGTGGATGGTCCGGCTCGCCGACGAGATCGACCGCCCGGTGTCCTACGCGATGGTCCAGTGCGCGGGAGCCCCCTGGCTGTACCGTGAACAACTCGAGCGCACCGGCGCCGCCCGCGACCGCGGGGTGCAGATCTGTGCGCAGTTCGCGGCCCGCCCGTTCGGCATGCTGTTCGGCTTCCCCGGCTACCACGCCTTCACCCACCGCCCCACCTACCGGCGGCTGCAGGCCGAACTCGACCGCGACGAGCTCGCCGTCCGTCTGGCAGATCCCGCTGTGCGCCAAGCGATCCTGAGCGAAGAGGATCTGCCGCCGCAGCCGTTCCCGCTGTACGACGGGATGTATGCGCTGATCCAGCACAGCCTCGACCGCATCTACCCGATCGGCGACCCGCCCGACTACGAGCCGACACCCGATCGGACCGTCGCGGCGATCGCCGCGCAGCGCGGCGAGGACCCGCTGGCGACGCTGTACGACCTGATGCTCGAACACGACGCCTCGGCGCTGGTGATGCTGCCGTTCTTCAACTACGTGGACGGGAACCACGACGCGATCCACGAGATGATCACGCACCCGGCGGCGGTGTCGGGCCTGTCCGACGGGGGCGCGCACTGCGGGCTGATCTGCGACGCCTCCTATCCGACCTACCTGCTGACGCACTGGGCGCGGGACCGCCGGCGCGGCCCCCGGCTGCCGCTCGAGTACGTGGTGCGCCGACAGACCCGCGACACCGCGACGCTGTACGGGCTGAGCGACCGCGGGGTGATCGCCGTCGGCAAGAAGGCCGACCTCAACGTCATCGACTTCGACGCACTGCAATTGGATCTGCCGCGGATGGTCTACGACCTGCCCGCCGGTGGGCGCCGGCTGATCCAGGGCGCCACCGGCTACGACGCGACCATCGTCAGCGGCGTGGTGGTGCGCAGGCACGGGGCCGACACCGGCGCCCGGCCGGGCCGGCTGGTGCGCGGGACGCGGTAG
- a CDS encoding dienelactone hydrolase family protein, with protein sequence MTPLQRYLAEEIATDHVDGLLTRREALRRLALLGVGTAAASALIAACRRAAEQPAPATGESTAGPAAAPPGADAARPTVPITWPGPRGELRGAWAAASQPRGGVLVIHENKGLTDHIRSVAGRLAGVGYSALAIDLLSGHGGTETFADPAEATAALGSLPPADAVADLKSGVDELARRVPGRRLAAVGFCMGGTMVWRLLAAGEPRLAAAVPFYGPTPDDPDFSGSRDVAVLGIYAENDQRVNATEPVARAALEAAGMVFELVTEPGAGHAFFNDTGERYNAAAAADAWRRLREWFARHLD encoded by the coding sequence GTGACGCCCCTGCAGCGATACCTCGCCGAGGAGATCGCCACCGACCACGTCGACGGTCTGCTGACCCGGCGTGAGGCCCTGCGCCGGCTGGCGTTGCTGGGGGTGGGAACGGCGGCCGCGTCGGCGCTGATCGCCGCCTGCCGGCGCGCCGCCGAGCAGCCCGCCCCGGCCACCGGCGAATCCACCGCCGGCCCCGCCGCGGCGCCGCCCGGTGCGGATGCTGCACGGCCGACGGTGCCGATCACCTGGCCGGGACCGCGCGGCGAGTTGCGCGGCGCCTGGGCCGCGGCGTCGCAGCCGCGGGGCGGGGTACTGGTGATCCACGAGAACAAGGGCCTGACCGACCACATCCGCTCGGTGGCCGGCCGGCTGGCCGGCGTCGGCTATTCGGCGCTGGCGATCGACCTGTTGTCCGGACACGGCGGGACCGAGACGTTCGCCGATCCGGCCGAGGCGACCGCCGCGCTGGGCTCGTTGCCGCCCGCGGACGCGGTCGCCGACCTGAAGTCCGGCGTCGACGAGCTGGCGCGGCGGGTGCCCGGCCGCAGGCTCGCCGCGGTCGGGTTCTGCATGGGCGGGACCATGGTGTGGCGGCTGCTGGCGGCCGGTGAACCCCGGCTGGCCGCGGCCGTTCCGTTCTACGGGCCCACCCCGGACGACCCGGATTTCTCCGGCTCGCGCGATGTGGCGGTGCTGGGTATCTACGCGGAGAACGATCAGCGGGTCAACGCCACCGAACCGGTCGCGCGGGCCGCGCTGGAGGCCGCGGGCATGGTGTTCGAGCTGGTCACCGAACCGGGTGCCGGCCACGCGTTCTTCAACGACACCGGTGAGCGCTACAACGCCGCCGCCGCGGCCGACGCCTGGCGACGCCTGCGGGAGTGGTTCGCCCGCCACCTCGACTGA
- a CDS encoding IS1634 family transposase, giving the protein MAYVRTVKTASGATAVQIVWSSRRGSRSIEHLGSAHDEAELAALKAAAAERLAANQAVLDLDVTAPAGSEPLPITSTRMTHLWDALCAAYRILGFESATKGDTVFRDLVLARIIEPTSKIDAGRVLTEVGVEPASYATVKRRQPSYARPQWRQALATASARRAGLGPASLVLFDVSTLYFETDAGDGFREPGFSKERRLEPQITLGLLTDAAGFPLTVQAFEGNKAETATMLPVINAFKSAHQLTDVTVVADAGMISEANQVAIKAAGLSFILGTRIPFLPDVVREWRDNHPDEVIPDGLVLTQPWPATSAEKTRGIPDRVIYYQFRADRARRTLRGIDEQVRKAERAVDGHAPVKRNRYIQLTGAAKSVNRTLEAKTRALAGWKGYTTNLTSASSTFVIDAYHQLWRIEKSFRMSKHDLQARPIYHHLRDSIEAHLSIVVAAMAVSHHIETQTGWSIKKFVRTARRYRTVKIQAGNQTLTAADPLPDDLRSALLKIRAERAH; this is encoded by the coding sequence GTGGCCTATGTGCGCACCGTGAAGACCGCCTCGGGGGCGACCGCGGTGCAGATCGTGTGGTCGTCTCGGCGCGGGTCGCGCTCGATTGAACATCTGGGCTCGGCCCATGATGAGGCCGAGTTGGCTGCGTTGAAGGCTGCCGCGGCCGAGCGGTTGGCGGCTAACCAGGCTGTGCTCGATCTCGATGTGACCGCACCGGCGGGCTCGGAGCCGCTGCCCATCACCTCCACCCGGATGACGCACTTGTGGGACGCGCTGTGCGCTGCGTACCGGATCCTGGGATTCGAGTCGGCCACCAAGGGCGACACTGTGTTTCGCGATCTGGTGCTCGCCCGGATCATCGAACCCACCAGCAAGATCGACGCCGGACGGGTACTGACCGAGGTCGGCGTCGAACCCGCGTCCTATGCCACCGTCAAGCGGCGCCAGCCCAGCTATGCCCGCCCGCAGTGGCGCCAAGCCTTGGCCACCGCCAGTGCACGACGCGCCGGGTTGGGGCCGGCGTCGCTGGTGCTTTTCGACGTCTCGACGCTGTACTTCGAAACCGACGCCGGCGACGGATTCCGCGAACCCGGTTTCTCCAAGGAGCGCCGCCTGGAACCTCAGATCACCCTCGGGTTGTTGACCGACGCCGCCGGGTTCCCGCTGACCGTGCAAGCTTTCGAGGGCAACAAGGCCGAGACCGCCACCATGTTGCCGGTCATCAACGCCTTCAAGTCCGCCCACCAGCTCACCGACGTCACCGTCGTCGCTGACGCCGGGATGATCTCGGAGGCCAACCAGGTCGCGATCAAAGCCGCCGGGCTGTCGTTCATCCTGGGCACCCGCATCCCGTTTCTGCCCGATGTGGTGCGCGAATGGCGCGACAACCACCCCGACGAGGTGATCCCCGACGGGCTGGTGCTGACTCAGCCTTGGCCTGCCACCAGCGCCGAGAAGACCCGCGGCATCCCCGACCGGGTTATCTACTATCAGTTCCGCGCCGACCGTGCTCGGCGCACGCTGCGCGGCATCGACGAGCAGGTCCGCAAGGCCGAACGCGCCGTCGACGGGCACGCCCCGGTGAAACGCAACCGCTACATCCAGCTCACCGGCGCTGCCAAGTCGGTCAATCGCACTCTGGAAGCCAAGACCCGAGCGTTGGCCGGCTGGAAGGGCTACACCACCAACCTCACCAGCGCATCCTCGACGTTCGTCATCGACGCTTACCACCAGCTGTGGCGCATCGAGAAGTCCTTTCGGATGTCCAAGCACGACCTGCAAGCCCGCCCGATCTATCACCACCTACGTGATTCCATCGAGGCCCACCTGAGCATCGTGGTCGCCGCGATGGCCGTCAGCCACCACATCGAAACCCAAACCGGCTGGAGCATCAAGAAGTTCGTCCGTACCGCACGCCGCTATCGCACCGTGAAAATCCAGGCAGGCAACCAAACCCTCACCGCCGCCGACCCACTACCCGATGACCTGCGCTCCGCCCTGCTCAAGATCCGCGCCGAACGTGCGCACTAA